A stretch of the Acidobacteriota bacterium genome encodes the following:
- the rpsH gene encoding 30S ribosomal protein S8 — MNVTDPVSDLLTRLRNAISARHEKADVPSSRFKVELARILKDEGYIKNFKVMDDRGGSLLRLYLKYDDTGNPVIHGLSRSSKPGRRLYKGKDELPEVLGGLGVAIVSTSQGLLSGNDAKKRGVGGEVVCTVW; from the coding sequence ATGAACGTCACTGATCCCGTCTCCGACCTCCTGACCCGCCTGAGGAACGCGATTTCCGCGCGCCACGAGAAGGCCGACGTTCCGTCGTCGCGCTTCAAGGTGGAGCTCGCCCGCATCCTCAAGGACGAGGGTTACATCAAGAACTTCAAGGTCATGGACGACCGTGGCGGGAGCCTCCTTCGTCTGTACCTCAAGTACGACGACACGGGAAACCCGGTCATCCACGGCCTCTCGCGGTCCAGCAAGCCGGGCCGCCGTCTCTACAAGGGCAAGGACGAGCTCCCCGAGGTCCTCGGCGGACTCGGAGTCGCCATCGTGTCCACTTCGCAGGGCCTCCTCTCCGGCAACGACGCGAAAAAGCGCGGCGTCGGCGGCGAGGTCGTCTGCACGGTGTGGTGA
- a CDS encoding type Z 30S ribosomal protein S14 — translation MARRAAIIKANSKLKYAIRKRNRCARCGRPRAFLRKFGMCRICFRNLALAGYIPGVTKASW, via the coding sequence ATGGCTCGTCGCGCCGCGATCATCAAGGCGAACTCGAAGCTGAAGTACGCGATCCGCAAGCGCAACCGTTGCGCGCGCTGCGGACGTCCGCGGGCTTTTCTCCGCAAGTTCGGCATGTGCCGCATCTGTTTCCGCAATCTCGCGCTCGCCGGTTACATCCCGGGCGTGACGAAGGCGTCGTGGTAG
- the rplE gene encoding 50S ribosomal protein L5, whose protein sequence is MTARLSEKYKKEVVPVLKKEFGIENPMAVPKVEKVVLNMGIGEAITNAKLVDAAAEELTKIAGQRAVVTKAKKSIATFKLRAGMPIGCRVTLRGERMYEFLDRLMNVALPRVRDFRGVPTRAFDGRGNYTLGVKDHVIFPEIDPTKIDKSKGLNVTIVTTAGSDDRARVLLRELGMPFGR, encoded by the coding sequence ATGACCGCGCGACTTTCCGAGAAGTACAAGAAAGAGGTCGTCCCCGTCCTCAAGAAGGAATTCGGCATCGAGAACCCGATGGCGGTCCCGAAGGTGGAGAAGGTCGTCCTCAACATGGGCATCGGCGAGGCGATCACGAACGCCAAGCTCGTCGACGCCGCCGCCGAGGAGCTCACGAAGATCGCCGGCCAGCGCGCCGTCGTGACGAAGGCGAAGAAGTCCATCGCGACCTTCAAGCTGCGCGCCGGCATGCCGATCGGCTGCCGCGTCACGCTGCGCGGGGAGCGGATGTACGAGTTTCTCGACCGGCTCATGAACGTGGCGCTGCCGCGCGTCCGCGACTTTCGCGGCGTGCCGACGCGCGCCTTCGACGGCCGCGGGAACTACACCCTCGGCGTGAAGGACCATGTGATCTTTCCCGAAATCGACCCCACCAAGATCGACAAATCCAAGGGACTCAACGTCACCATCGTCACAACGGCAGGCTCGGACGACCGGGCCCGGGTTCTCCTTCGGGAACTCGGCATGCCGTTCGGGCGATAG
- the rplX gene encoding 50S ribosomal protein L24, which yields MKKKQPTYGGKRRIRKDDTVVVLTGKDRGAQGKVLRVIPDKGRAIVEGVNKIKRATRANPQKNIKGGILEREAPIAISNLMLVDPEGGKPTRVGIRKEGAEWVRYAKKSGATIGTLRAAGE from the coding sequence ATGAAGAAGAAACAGCCGACGTACGGCGGCAAGCGCCGCATCCGCAAGGACGACACCGTCGTCGTCCTCACCGGCAAGGACCGGGGCGCGCAGGGCAAGGTCCTGCGGGTCATCCCGGACAAGGGCCGGGCCATCGTCGAGGGCGTGAACAAGATCAAGCGCGCGACGCGGGCGAACCCCCAGAAGAACATCAAGGGCGGCATCCTCGAGCGCGAGGCTCCGATCGCCATCTCGAACCTCATGCTCGTCGACCCCGAGGGCGGCAAGCCGACGCGCGTCGGCATCCGCAAGGAGGGCGCCGAGTGGGTCCGCTACGCCAAGAAGAGCGGCGCCACGATCGGCACGCTCCGGGCGGCGGGGGAGTAA
- the rplN gene encoding 50S ribosomal protein L14: MIQMGTILEVADNSGARRLACIKVQGGSTGDYGRIGDVITCSVRESNPDAPDAVKKGKVVRAVIVRTVREHRRRDGSYIKFDTNAAVLVNNEKEPIGTRVFGPVARELREKKFMKIISLAPEVI, from the coding sequence GTGATCCAGATGGGAACGATCCTCGAGGTCGCCGACAACTCCGGCGCGCGTCGCCTGGCCTGCATCAAGGTCCAGGGCGGCTCGACCGGCGATTACGGCCGCATCGGGGACGTCATCACCTGCTCCGTGAGGGAGTCGAACCCGGACGCGCCCGACGCGGTCAAGAAGGGGAAGGTCGTCAGGGCCGTCATCGTCCGCACGGTGCGCGAGCACCGCCGCCGCGACGGCAGCTACATCAAGTTCGACACGAATGCGGCCGTCCTCGTCAACAACGAAAAAGAGCCGATCGGCACCCGCGTGTTCGGGCCGGTCGCGCGCGAGCTCCGCGAGAAGAAGTTCATGAAGATCATCTCGCTGGCTCCGGAAGTCATCTGA
- the rpsQ gene encoding 30S ribosomal protein S17 — MSTTPTPGSPANAAPARRSRKTGTVVSNKMEKTVVVEVSRLVKHERYGRYMKRSERFLADDRVLKSQPGDTVQIEETRPLSARKRWRVIAIVTKGHGEVADTAEVPGSAPKKSVKRTDAPAEGRAS; from the coding sequence ATGAGCACCACCCCGACCCCCGGCTCTCCGGCCAACGCCGCGCCCGCCCGGCGCTCGCGCAAGACCGGAACCGTCGTCTCGAACAAGATGGAGAAGACCGTCGTCGTCGAGGTGTCCCGCCTCGTCAAGCACGAGCGGTACGGCCGCTACATGAAGCGCTCCGAGCGCTTCCTCGCGGACGACCGTGTGCTGAAGTCCCAGCCGGGCGACACGGTCCAGATCGAGGAGACCCGCCCGCTGTCCGCGAGGAAGCGCTGGCGCGTCATCGCGATCGTCACGAAGGGCCACGGCGAGGTCGCCGACACGGCCGAGGTCCCGGGCAGCGCGCCGAAGAAGTCCGTCAAGCGGACCGACGCGCCCGCGGAAGGGAGGGCGTCGTGA
- the rpmC gene encoding 50S ribosomal protein L29 translates to MKIQAMLDWSPDEKAAKVKEWTQSLFTLRLQKATGQLENPMKIKQLRKDIARLKTALHMGSAEVAAAAAHEVAPAHTEGAEETGTKTSSSGKSAATAKPKAHAAASGKGAKKRAAASKKKTATPAKAHSPSKKSSSSSSGASAKKAAPAKSKSAPAKKSKKK, encoded by the coding sequence ATGAAGATCCAGGCGATGCTCGACTGGTCCCCCGACGAGAAGGCCGCGAAGGTGAAGGAGTGGACGCAGTCTCTCTTCACGCTCCGCCTCCAGAAGGCGACGGGCCAGCTCGAGAACCCGATGAAAATCAAGCAGCTCCGCAAGGACATCGCCCGCCTCAAGACCGCGCTCCACATGGGCTCGGCGGAAGTGGCGGCGGCGGCGGCGCACGAAGTCGCGCCGGCGCACACCGAGGGAGCCGAAGAGACGGGAACGAAGACTTCTTCGAGCGGGAAGAGCGCGGCCACGGCGAAGCCCAAGGCTCACGCCGCCGCGTCGGGCAAGGGCGCGAAGAAGCGCGCGGCGGCCAGCAAGAAGAAGACGGCCACTCCCGCGAAGGCCCATTCACCTTCTAAGAAATCTTCTTCTTCCTCCTCCGGCGCCTCCGCCAAGAAGGCGGCTCCGGCGAAGAGCAAGTCCGCTCCCGCCAAGAAGAGCAAGAAGAAGTAG
- the rplP gene encoding 50S ribosomal protein L16 — translation MLMPSKVKYRKQQRGRMRGTALRGSELSFGEYGLQALEPGWLTARQIEAGRVAVQRHVKRGGKLWIRVFPDKPITKKPLETRMGKGKGAPEGWVCVVKPARILFEMEGVDEKTAREAFKLAADKIGIATRFVSRTFLAAVR, via the coding sequence ATGTTGATGCCGTCCAAGGTCAAGTACCGCAAACAGCAGCGCGGCCGCATGCGCGGCACGGCGCTCCGCGGGTCCGAGCTCTCCTTCGGGGAGTACGGGCTGCAGGCGCTCGAGCCGGGCTGGCTCACCGCGCGCCAGATCGAGGCGGGCCGCGTCGCGGTCCAGCGCCACGTCAAGCGCGGCGGGAAGCTGTGGATCCGCGTGTTCCCCGACAAGCCGATCACGAAGAAGCCGCTCGAAACCCGCATGGGCAAGGGCAAGGGCGCGCCCGAAGGCTGGGTGTGCGTCGTCAAGCCTGCCCGGATCCTGTTCGAGATGGAAGGCGTGGACGAGAAGACCGCGCGCGAGGCGTTCAAGCTCGCGGCGGACAAGATCGGGATCGCGACCCGCTTCGTCTCGCGCACGTTCCTCGCGGCGGTGAGGTGA
- the rpsC gene encoding 30S ribosomal protein S3: MGQKVHPYGFRIGYNRTWHSRWYAEKDYLKFLHDDIKLREELKRDLANAAVSEVEIERGNKLKINIMTARPGVIIGKKGASVDQLRDRLQQRLGKDIHVNIIEIQRPETDAQLVAESIAMQLERRVAFRRAMKKGMESAFRFGAQGIKIRCGGRLNGAEIARSEWYQEGRLPLHTLKADIDYGFAEARTTYGKIGVKCWIYKGDLHRAKSRRKVA; encoded by the coding sequence ATGGGTCAGAAAGTCCACCCCTACGGTTTCCGCATCGGCTACAACCGGACCTGGCACTCGCGCTGGTACGCCGAGAAGGACTACCTCAAGTTCCTCCACGACGACATCAAGCTCCGCGAGGAGCTCAAGCGCGACCTCGCGAACGCCGCGGTGTCCGAGGTGGAGATCGAGCGCGGAAACAAGCTCAAGATCAACATCATGACCGCCCGTCCCGGCGTCATCATCGGGAAGAAGGGCGCGTCCGTGGATCAGCTCCGCGACCGGCTGCAGCAGCGGCTCGGCAAGGACATCCACGTGAACATCATCGAGATCCAGCGCCCCGAGACGGACGCGCAGCTCGTGGCCGAGTCCATCGCGATGCAGCTCGAGCGCCGCGTCGCGTTCCGCCGCGCGATGAAGAAGGGCATGGAGTCCGCCTTCCGCTTCGGCGCGCAGGGAATCAAGATCCGGTGCGGCGGGCGCCTCAACGGCGCCGAGATCGCGCGCTCCGAGTGGTACCAGGAGGGCCGCCTCCCGCTCCACACCCTCAAGGCCGACATCGACTACGGGTTCGCCGAGGCGCGGACGACGTACGGAAAGATCGGCGTCAAGTGCTGGATCTACAAGGGCGACCTGCACCGCGCGAAGAGCCGCCGGAAGGTTGCGTAA
- a CDS encoding 50S ribosomal protein L22, which produces MESVARLRHYRGSAQKIRLVADLIRMKPVGKALATLRTTRKGCSSDLLKLVESALANAQQNESGVDADALVVSKIHVDEAGRKPLQRNAMIRRISNYKKRFARPRFMSGPQGRMWLVPRPFCHVTVVLSDEAVARKAAGLKAEAAKPLVKKRQGRVAAAVAAAAHRPGKEDRAVERAHKKVASDEKRAERVEAAEVSHASDKNPRNEKKSKKPTKPESAG; this is translated from the coding sequence ATGGAATCCGTCGCCCGTCTCCGCCACTACCGCGGCTCCGCGCAGAAGATCCGCCTCGTGGCGGACCTCATCCGCATGAAGCCCGTCGGGAAGGCCCTCGCGACCCTGCGCACGACGCGCAAGGGCTGCTCGTCCGATCTCCTGAAGCTCGTGGAGTCCGCGCTGGCAAACGCCCAGCAGAACGAGTCGGGCGTCGACGCGGATGCGCTCGTCGTCTCGAAGATCCACGTCGACGAGGCCGGCCGCAAGCCGCTGCAGCGCAACGCGATGATCCGCAGGATCTCGAACTACAAGAAGCGGTTCGCGCGCCCGCGCTTCATGTCCGGCCCGCAGGGCCGCATGTGGCTGGTCCCGCGCCCGTTCTGCCACGTCACGGTCGTCCTCTCCGACGAGGCCGTCGCGCGCAAGGCCGCGGGCCTCAAGGCCGAGGCGGCGAAGCCGCTCGTCAAGAAGCGCCAGGGCCGCGTCGCGGCCGCCGTCGCCGCAGCCGCGCATCGCCCCGGCAAAGAGGATCGCGCCGTCGAGCGCGCGCACAAGAAGGTTGCGTCCGACGAGAAGAGGGCCGAGCGGGTCGAAGCCGCCGAAGTGAGTCACGCCTCGGACAAGAACCCGAGGAACGAGAAGAAGTCGAAGAAGCCGACGAAGCCGGAATCGGCCGGGTAA
- the rpsS gene encoding 30S ribosomal protein S19: protein MSRSTKKGPFVDAPLLEKIASMNAAGEKRVLKTWSRRSTILPDMVGHTLAVHNGKKFIPVYISENMVGHKLGEFSPTRTFKGHSGRKIEKGATPGAPGAPGAPAAAPAAKA from the coding sequence ATGTCTCGTTCCACGAAAAAGGGGCCGTTCGTCGACGCGCCGCTCCTCGAAAAGATCGCCTCGATGAACGCAGCGGGCGAAAAGCGCGTCCTGAAGACCTGGTCGCGCCGCTCGACGATCCTGCCCGACATGGTCGGCCACACGCTGGCCGTCCACAACGGCAAGAAGTTCATCCCCGTCTACATCTCCGAGAACATGGTCGGGCACAAGCTCGGCGAGTTCTCGCCCACGCGCACGTTCAAGGGCCACTCGGGTCGCAAGATCGAGAAGGGCGCCACGCCGGGCGCTCCGGGCGCGCCTGGTGCACCGGCCGCCGCGCCGGCGGCGAAGGCCTGA
- the rplB gene encoding 50S ribosomal protein L2: MPVKSYKPTSPGMRQRTTSDFSEITKSEPTKSLTKGKLKTGGRDSRGHLTSWWRGGGHKKRYRDIDFKRDKHGIPAKVASIEYDPNRSSRIALLNYADGEKRYIVAPAGLAVGATVVSGPTADIVLGNALPLKSIPLGTVVHNIEFQPGRGGQIARSAGASAQLMAKEGGFALLRVPSGELRRVRVDCYATIGQVGNLEHENISIGKAGRNRWLGWKSHNRGVAMNPVDHPMGGGEGKTSGGRHPTSPWGWKTKGKKTRNNKRTDALIVKRRK, encoded by the coding sequence ATGCCCGTGAAGTCCTACAAACCGACCTCTCCCGGCATGCGCCAGCGGACGACGTCCGATTTCTCGGAGATCACGAAGTCCGAGCCGACGAAGTCCCTCACGAAGGGCAAGCTGAAGACCGGCGGCCGCGACAGCCGAGGCCACCTCACGTCCTGGTGGCGTGGCGGCGGCCACAAGAAGCGGTACCGCGACATCGACTTCAAGCGCGACAAGCACGGGATCCCGGCGAAGGTCGCCTCGATCGAGTACGACCCGAACCGCTCCTCCCGCATCGCGCTCCTGAACTATGCCGACGGCGAGAAGCGCTACATCGTCGCGCCCGCCGGCCTCGCGGTCGGGGCCACCGTCGTGTCGGGCCCGACGGCCGACATCGTGCTCGGGAATGCGCTTCCCCTGAAGTCGATCCCGCTCGGCACCGTCGTGCACAACATCGAGTTTCAGCCGGGCCGCGGCGGGCAGATCGCCCGTTCGGCCGGTGCGAGCGCCCAGCTCATGGCGAAGGAGGGCGGTTTCGCGCTCCTGCGCGTGCCCTCGGGCGAGCTGCGCCGCGTGCGTGTGGACTGCTACGCCACGATCGGCCAGGTTGGAAACCTCGAGCACGAGAACATTTCGATCGGCAAGGCCGGCCGCAACCGCTGGCTCGGCTGGAAGTCGCACAACCGCGGCGTCGCCATGAACCCCGTCGACCACCCCATGGGCGGCGGCGAGGGCAAGACGTCCGGCGGCCGCCACCCCACGTCGCCGTGGGGCTGGAAGACCAAGGGCAAGAAGACCCGCAACAACAAGCGTACCGACGCGCTCATCGTCAAGCGCCGCAAGTAG
- the rplW gene encoding 50S ribosomal protein L23, producing MNPRTHQAVIVRPVLTERSTAMSQTQNVLTFDVARDANKIEIRKAVEALFQVKVDAVRVVAVNGKIKKVGKSIGRAQDRKKAYVKLAKGQKLPALFEGV from the coding sequence ATGAACCCGCGCACTCACCAGGCCGTCATCGTGCGTCCCGTCCTGACGGAGCGCTCGACGGCGATGAGCCAGACCCAGAACGTCCTCACGTTCGACGTCGCCCGCGACGCGAACAAGATCGAAATCCGCAAGGCCGTCGAGGCCCTCTTCCAGGTCAAGGTCGACGCCGTCCGCGTCGTCGCCGTGAACGGGAAGATCAAGAAGGTCGGGAAGTCCATCGGACGCGCGCAGGACCGGAAGAAGGCCTACGTGAAGCTCGCGAAGGGCCAGAAGCTCCCGGCCCTGTTCGAAGGGGTGTGA
- the rplD gene encoding 50S ribosomal protein L4, with the protein MADKNTKTAAPKKASAPKAAAAPKKAAAPKAAAPSLKLKVRNVKAETVGEATLPEEIFGVPFRRHLVWEVVKQIRAREHRGTHKTKTRAEVSGSGKKPFKQKSTGRARQGGGRPPLHRHGGTVFGPVPHSYALKVNAKAKKAALRCVLSEKAREQKVVLLDALKLATHKTRDFASVLAKLGVEGKTLVVDRKGNENLARAVANNPKVTTLDPLGLNVYDALNAGTIVLTEDALRAVSEVLA; encoded by the coding sequence ATGGCAGACAAGAACACGAAGACCGCCGCTCCGAAGAAGGCGTCCGCTCCGAAAGCCGCGGCCGCTCCGAAGAAGGCTGCTGCCCCGAAGGCGGCCGCCCCCTCGCTGAAGCTCAAGGTGCGCAACGTCAAGGCCGAGACCGTCGGCGAGGCGACGCTCCCCGAGGAGATCTTCGGCGTGCCGTTCCGCCGCCACCTCGTGTGGGAAGTCGTCAAGCAGATCCGGGCGCGCGAGCACCGCGGAACGCACAAGACGAAGACCCGCGCCGAGGTGTCCGGCTCCGGCAAGAAGCCGTTCAAGCAGAAGAGCACCGGCCGCGCCCGCCAGGGTGGCGGCCGCCCGCCGCTGCACCGCCACGGCGGCACGGTGTTCGGTCCCGTTCCGCACTCCTACGCGCTCAAGGTGAACGCGAAGGCGAAGAAGGCGGCGCTCCGCTGCGTGCTCTCCGAGAAGGCGCGCGAGCAGAAGGTCGTGCTTCTCGACGCGCTCAAGCTCGCGACGCACAAGACCAGGGACTTCGCGAGCGTGCTCGCGAAGCTCGGGGTCGAGGGCAAGACGCTCGTCGTCGACCGTAAGGGCAACGAGAACCTCGCCCGCGCCGTGGCGAACAATCCCAAGGTCACGACGCTGGACCCGCTCGGGCTCAACGTCTACGACGCGCTGAACGCCGGAACGATCGTCCTCACCGAGGACGCCCTCCGTGCCGTTTCGGAGGTGCTGGCATGA
- the rplC gene encoding 50S ribosomal protein L3 yields MINGILGRKIGMTQVFEADGTVVPVTVVEAGPCLVVQRKTKDHDGYDAVQLGLVGRVSPRRLTAAAKGHFEKAGVPPAKTLGEVRCDADEKAAPGDKVLCDIFAEKEHVDVVGVSKGKGFQGVVKRHGFTGGAATHGSMFHRAPGSIGPSAFPSRVYPGTRSSGRMGGKQTTMKNLMVVRVDTENHLIYLRGAVPGARNTVVKIVKKLSRKAGGAAA; encoded by the coding sequence ATGATCAACGGAATTCTGGGACGCAAGATCGGGATGACCCAGGTCTTCGAAGCGGACGGCACGGTCGTGCCGGTCACCGTCGTCGAAGCCGGGCCCTGCCTGGTCGTCCAGCGCAAGACGAAGGACCACGACGGGTACGACGCCGTCCAGCTCGGGCTCGTCGGCCGCGTGTCGCCGCGCCGCCTCACGGCGGCCGCCAAGGGACACTTCGAAAAGGCGGGCGTGCCGCCGGCGAAGACCCTCGGCGAGGTCCGGTGCGACGCCGACGAGAAGGCCGCCCCCGGCGACAAGGTGCTCTGCGACATCTTTGCCGAGAAGGAGCACGTCGACGTCGTCGGCGTCTCCAAGGGCAAGGGCTTCCAGGGCGTCGTGAAGCGCCACGGCTTCACCGGCGGCGCCGCGACGCACGGCTCGATGTTCCACCGCGCGCCGGGCTCCATCGGCCCGTCGGCCTTTCCCTCCCGCGTCTACCCGGGCACGCGCTCGTCGGGACGCATGGGCGGCAAGCAGACGACGATGAAGAACCTCATGGTCGTCCGCGTGGACACCGAGAACCACCTCATCTATCTCCGCGGTGCGGTTCCGGGAGCTCGCAACACGGTCGTCAAGATCGTGAAGAAGCTCTCCCGGAAAGCCGGCGGAGCGGCGGCGTAA
- the rpsJ gene encoding 30S ribosomal protein S10, translated as MANDRIRIRLKGYDYRILDQSTTEIVDTARRSGAKVAGPIPLPTTIARWTVNRSPHVDKKSREQFEMRTHKRLLDIFEWTPQTVDALTKLELPAGVEVEIRTMGK; from the coding sequence ATGGCCAACGACAGAATCCGCATCCGCCTCAAGGGTTACGACTACCGGATCCTCGACCAGTCGACGACCGAGATCGTCGACACGGCGCGCCGTTCGGGCGCCAAGGTCGCGGGGCCGATCCCGCTGCCGACGACCATCGCGCGCTGGACGGTCAACCGCTCGCCGCACGTCGACAAGAAGTCGCGCGAGCAGTTCGAGATGCGGACCCACAAGCGCCTGCTCGACATCTTCGAGTGGACGCCGCAGACGGTCGACGCGCTCACGAAGCTGGAGCTTCCCGCGGGCGTCGAGGTCGAAATCCGGACGATGGGCAAGTAG
- the tuf gene encoding elongation factor Tu — MAKEKFARTKPHVNVGTIGHVDHGKTTLTAALTKVLSTKGFAVSKSYDDVAKADAKTFRRDATKILTVALAHVEYETEKRHYAHIDCPGHADYIKNMITGAAQMDGAILVVSAPVGPMPQTKEHVLLARQVNVPAMVVYLNKCDMMEDPELLDLVELEVRELLSKYGFPGDKIPVIRGSAIKALNDPTGPDAQSIWDLAAALDASIPEPTRLTDKDFLLPIEDVFSISGRGTVVTGRVERGIVKVGDEIEIVGLRDTQKKTVTGVEMFKKLLDQGQAGDNVGVLLRGVERTDVERGQVLCKPGSIKPHTKFKGKVYILSKDEGGRHTPFFNNYRPQFFIRTTDVTGSAALPAGVEMVMPGDDVELEITLISPIAMEKGLKFAIREGGRTVGAGTVTEILA, encoded by the coding sequence ATGGCCAAGGAGAAATTCGCGCGCACGAAGCCCCACGTCAACGTCGGCACGATCGGTCACGTCGACCACGGCAAGACGACGCTGACGGCGGCTCTCACGAAGGTCCTCTCGACGAAGGGGTTCGCCGTCTCGAAGTCCTATGACGACGTCGCAAAGGCCGACGCGAAGACGTTCCGGCGCGACGCGACCAAGATCCTCACGGTCGCCCTCGCGCACGTCGAGTACGAGACCGAAAAGCGTCACTACGCCCACATCGACTGCCCGGGCCACGCGGACTACATCAAGAACATGATCACGGGCGCCGCGCAGATGGACGGCGCGATCCTCGTCGTCTCGGCGCCGGTCGGCCCGATGCCGCAGACGAAGGAGCACGTCCTCCTCGCCCGCCAGGTCAACGTGCCCGCGATGGTCGTCTACCTCAACAAGTGCGACATGATGGAAGACCCCGAGCTCCTCGACCTCGTCGAGCTCGAGGTGCGCGAGCTCCTCTCGAAGTACGGCTTCCCCGGCGACAAGATTCCGGTCATCCGCGGTTCGGCCATCAAGGCCCTCAACGATCCGACCGGCCCGGACGCACAGTCCATCTGGGATCTCGCCGCCGCCCTCGACGCGAGCATTCCCGAGCCCACGCGCCTCACGGACAAGGACTTCCTCCTCCCGATCGAGGACGTGTTCTCGATCTCGGGCCGCGGCACGGTCGTCACGGGCCGCGTCGAGCGCGGAATCGTGAAGGTAGGCGACGAAATCGAGATCGTCGGCCTTCGCGACACGCAGAAGAAGACGGTCACCGGCGTCGAGATGTTCAAGAAGCTCCTCGACCAGGGCCAGGCGGGCGACAACGTCGGCGTCCTGCTCCGCGGCGTTGAGCGGACGGACGTCGAGCGCGGGCAGGTTCTCTGCAAGCCCGGCTCGATCAAGCCGCACACGAAGTTCAAGGGCAAGGTGTACATCCTGTCCAAGGACGAGGGCGGCCGCCACACGCCGTTCTTCAACAACTACCGCCCGCAGTTCTTCATCCGCACGACGGACGTCACGGGCTCGGCCGCGCTGCCGGCCGGCGTCGAGATGGTCATGCCCGGCGACGACGTCGAGCTCGAGATCACGCTCATCTCGCCGATCGCAATGGAGAAGGGCCTCAAGTTCGCCATCCGCGAGGGCGGCCGCACGGTCGGAGCGGGCACCGTCACGGAGATTCTTGCTTAG